The following are encoded in a window of Drosophila simulans strain w501 chromosome 3L, Prin_Dsim_3.1, whole genome shotgun sequence genomic DNA:
- the LOC6737261 gene encoding adult-specific cuticular protein ACP-22 has protein sequence MAFKYLIFASALCLSLAYPLEHQYYEESYGYEHLAHHEPEPIHEYGHHQIERISLGEEHGHLEHAEPHYETHESHGHDEHVDYYAPPKYAFKYGVNDFHTGDVKSQHETRDGDTVKGQYSLVEPDGSIRTVDYTADKHNGFNAVVHKTAPVHHHEELHEHHY, from the exons ATGGCATTCAAg TATCTGATCTTCGCCTCGGCTCTATGCCTGAGCCTCGCCTATCCGCTGGAGCACCAGTACTACGAGGAGAGCTATGGGTATGAGCACCTGGCCCATCACGAACCGGAGCCTATCCACGAGTATGGCCACCATCAGATCGAACGCATCTCACTGGGCGAGGAGCACGGTCACCTCGAACACGCTGAGCCCCACTACGAGACCCACGAGTCCCACGGACATGATGAACATGTGGACTACTAT GCTCCTCCCAAATACGCCTTCAAGTACGGCGTGAATGACTTCCACACCGGAGACGTGAAGTCGCAGCACGAGACCCGCGATGGTGACACCGTCAAGGGACAGTACTCCCTGGTGGAGCCCGATGGTTCCATCCGCACCGTGGACTACACCGCCGACAAGCACAATGGATTCAACGCCGTGGTCCACAAGACCGCTCCAGTTCATCACCATGAGGAGCTGCACGAGCACCACTACTAA
- the LOC6737260 gene encoding uncharacterized protein LOC6737260, with protein sequence MGHSSNLFWFFVFVLITKVYAALSNPLPSKVEVYNQPEDTPGKERAKVRNYFVREPYGPNTYSFDPQTQNSQFREEKRFVNGSIQGSYGYARPDGRIEVTKYMADEDGGYSAQIQIFKAGDEKVKSVWPTERPDILVERSKSDAPTNVTWDPKSHLNVTVSHVADHVAQQLKEQHGIDLNHIDVSKDVLKPAVLDVIQGKDPTKGRPVQNLIPQQFPIVPFQLPAAQETTKATTAEPEKTESSKYHRAQTNNAEKAPQVEEPEARLPPPGPLVNSSPSDADWQRRTIEANRREFLANLPNLSEARPE encoded by the exons ATGGGACATTCgtcaaatttgttttggttcttt GTTTTCGTGTTAATCACAAaagtatacgccgcgttgtccAATCCATTGCCATCGAAAGTCGAAGTATACAATCAGCCTGAAGATACACCTGGAAAAGAAAGAGCCAAAGTGAGGAACTATTTCGTCCGCGAGCCCTACG ggCCCAACACATATTCCTTTGATCCGCAGACGCAGAACTCTCAGTTCCGAGAAGAAAAACGATTTGTGAATGGCAGCATTCAAGGTAGCTACGGGTATGCAAGGCCAGATGGACGCATTGAAGTCACCAAATATATGGCGGATGAGGATGGAGGTTACTCGGCCCAGATTCAGATTTTTAAGGCAGGCGATGAGAAAGTCAAATCAGTTTGGCCCACCGAAAGACCTGATATACTGGTGGAGAGAAGCAAATCGGATGCGCCTACAAATGTCACCTGGGATCCAAAGAGCCATCTCAACGTGACCGTCTCCCACGTGGCGGATCATGTTGCCCAGCAGCTGAAGGAGCAACATGGAATCGACCTAAACCACATCGATGTGAGCAAGGATGTGCTTAAGCCAGCGGTGCTCGATGTCATCCAGGGCAAGGACCCAACTAAGGGTCGCCCTGTTCAGAATCTAATTCCCCAGCAGTTTCCCATAGTTCCCTTCCAACTGCCGGCGGCTCAAGAAACCACCAAGGCCACCACAGCGGAGCCCGAGAAAACTGAAAGTTCAAAATACCACAGGGCCCAAACCAACAATGCCGAAAAGGCTCCACAAGTCGAGGAGCCGGAGGCCAGATTACCGCCGCCCGGGCCACTGGTCAATAGCAGTCCAAGCGATGCAGATTGGCAACGGCGAACCATTGAGGCAAATCGCCGTGAATTCCTGGCCAATTTACCAAACCTAAGTGAGGCCAGGCCAGAGtaa
- the LOC6737259 gene encoding cuticle protein 8, translating into MKYFVAIALLFAAAQAVPIELGHYAPALVHHAPVLSHAVHAVHAEPVAYPKYSFNYGIKDPHTGDIKSQAEERDGDVVKGQYSLVEPDGSVRTVDYTADDHNGFNAVVHKTAPTKIIAHAPVLHAAPVLAHAPLLHHY; encoded by the exons ATGAAG TACTTCGTTGCCATCGCTCTGCTGTTCGCCGCCGCTCAGGCCGTTCCCATCGAGCTGGGTCACTACGCCCCTGCGCTGGTGCATCATGCGCCAGTCCTGTCGCACGCCGTCCATGCCGTCCACGCCGAGCCGGTGGCCTATCCCAAGTACTCCTTCAACTACGGCATTAAGGATCCCCACACCGGCGACATCAAGTCGCAGGCCGAGGAGCGCGACGGTGATGTGGTGAAGG GCCAGTACTCCCTGGTTGAGCCCGATGGTTCGGTGCGCACCGTTGACTACACCGCCGACGACCACAATGGCTTCAATGCCGTCGTCCACAAGACCGCCCCCACCAAGATCATCGCCCATGCACCCGTGCTGCATGCCGCCCCCGTGCTGGCCCACGCCCCCCTCCTGCATCACTACTAA
- the LOC6737258 gene encoding cuticle protein isoform X2 gives MKKRRITSTAGDANGFGVGPKARTSTRWRFRIALRREARVGQAVRQLKDLLPLVALIAGCGMIGACAAVGYSYARFEGPVVGPEHLVTVHDGRTVDYVARPEYSFAYGVEDGKTRVLQNRKETRNGDEVRGVYSRSGWHLACG, from the exons ATGAAGAAGCGACGCATAACCAGCACAGCTGGAGATGCCAACGGATTTGGCGTTGGACCAAAAGCACGGACTTCAACTCGCTGGCGCTTCCGCATTGCGTTGCGAAGAGAGGCACGCGTCGGCCAGGCGGTGCGGCAACTCAAAGATTTGTTGCCACTGGTGGCGCTAATTGCTGGATGCGGAATGATCGGGGCATGCGCAGCGGTTGGCTACTCATATGCGCGATTCGAGGGTCCGGTGGTGGGGCCGGAGCATCTGGTCACCGTCCACGACGGACGCACCGTGGACTATGTGGCCCGTCCCGAGTACAGCTTCGCCTATGGAGTCGAGGATGGCAAGACGCGCGTGCTGCAGAATCGCAAGGAGACGCGCAACGGGGACGAGGTGAGAGGAGTGTACAG TCGATCCGGATGGCACCTTGCGTGTGGTTAA
- the LOC6737257 gene encoding cleavage and polyadenylation specificity factor subunit 6 isoform X1: protein MADVVLDLYAEDLDKDFAGQAQDEFGGDGVDLYDDIGGPTESAASGGGGGGTPSADGAAGPGSGEPGERNSGGPNGVYHQSSGSLTPTMNRRYQLYVGNLTWWTTDQDIANSLRDIGVSDLQEVKFFENRANGQSKGFSVISLGSESSLRAVLDQLPKKEMHGQAPVVTYPSKQALTQFESLQKTRPVPPPQQNGPPRGPAPPSMGGGPMPTGHPGGPQGGGPPGHPPRGMNSIMQPGQYRPQHMSQVPQVGGPNSGPPRMQPPMHPQGGLMGNQQPPPRYPSAQGQWPGQRPGGPRPGPPNGPPQRPMFQGGPMGMPVRGPPGPDWRRPPMHGGFPPQGPPRGLPPAPGPGGPHGAPAPHVNPAFFNQPGGPAQHPGMGGPPHGAPGPQPGMNMPPQQGMNMTPQHGPPPQFAQHGPRGPWPPPQGKPPGPFPDPQQMGPQLTEVEFEEVMSRNRTVSSSAIARAVSDAAAGEYSSAIETLVTAISLIKQSKVAHDERCKILISSLQDTLHGIEAKSYNRRERSRSRERSHRSRQRRERSTSRYRERSRERERDRDRERERDGGSYRERSRSRERERQAPDHYRDDSRSVRPRKSPEPVVAEAAEAPSSKRYYEDRERYRSSDRERRDRDRDRDRERERDRDRREEHRSRH from the exons ATGGCCGACGTGGTCTTGGATCTGTACGCAGAGGACCTCGACAAGGACTTTGCCGGGCAGGCTCAG GACGAATTTGGAGGCGATGGAGTAGACCTATACGATGACATAGGCGGTCCCACCGAATCGGCCGCCTCAGGCGGCGGGGGCGGTGGAACGCCTTCCGCAGATGGAGCCGCAGGGCCAGGCTCCGGGGAACCCGGGGAACGGAATTCCGGAGGTCCCAATGGGGTGTACCATCAGAGCAGTGGTAGCCTCACTCCGACCATGAATCGCCGCTACCAGCTGTATGTGGGCAATCTTACCTGGTGGACCACTGACCAGGATATCGCCAATTCGCTGCGAGACATTGGCGTGAGTGATCTACAGGAAGTAAAGTTTTTCGAGAACAGGGCCAACGGTCAGTCGAAGGGCTTCAGTGTAATCTCCCTCGGCTCGGAATCTAGCCTGCGCGCCGTGCTCGACCAGCTGCCCAAGAAGGAGATGCACGGCCAAGCGCCGGTGGTCACGTACCCCAGCAAGCAGGCACTCACCCAATTCGAGAGCCTGCAAAAGACGCGTCCagtgccgccgccgcagcagaATGGACCGCCCAGGGGTCCGGCACCACCCAGCATGGGTGGCGGCCCAATGCCCACCGGACATCCAGGAGGCCCGCAAGGAGGTGGACCCCCAGGACATCCACCGCGCGGGATGAACTCCATCATGCAGCCGGGCCAGTACCGACCGCAGCACATGTCGCAGGTGCCCCAGGTGGGCGGACCCAACTCAGGACCTCCACGAATGCAG CCGCCGATGCATCCGCAAGGCGGGCTCATGGGGAACCAACAGCCGCCACCCCGGTATCCGTCAGCGCAGGGCCAATGGCCAGGTCAGCGGCCAGGCGGACCACGACCAGGTCCACCGAACGGACCGCCGCAGCGACCAATG TTCCAAGGAGGCCCAATGGGCATGCCCGTCAGGGGTCCGCCAGGTCCCGACTGGCGTCGTCCACCCATGCACGGTGGTTTCCCGCCGCAAGGTCCGCCACGTGGCCTTCCCCCAGCACCAGGTCCGGGCGGACCACACGGCGCACCCGCACCCCACGTGAATCCAGCATTCTTTAACCAGCCTGGTGGTCCTGCCCAGCATCCGGGCATGGGTGGCCCGCCCCACGGAGCACCAGGTCCACAGCCAGGCATGAATATGCCACCGCAACAGGGCATGAACATGACTCCACAGCATGGACCGCCACCCCAGTTTGCCCAGCATGGACCACGTGGTCCGTGGCCGCCACCGCAGGGTAAGCCACCGGGTCCCTTCCCCGATCCGCAGCAGATGGGTCCGCAACTGACGGAGGTGGAGTTCGAGGAGGTGATGAGCAGAAATCGCACAGTCAGCAGTTCGGCGATCGCCAG aGCTGTTTCTGATGCGGCCGCTGGTGAATACTCGAGCGCCATCGAGACACTGGTCACAGCCATTTCACTGATCAAACAGTCCAAGGTAGCGCACGATGAGCGCTGCAAAATCCTGATCAGCTCGCTGCAGGACACATTGCATGGCATCGAGGCCAAGAGTTACAATAGGCGCGAAAGGTCGCGGTCGAGGGAGCGATCTCATCGCAGCCGGCAGCGACGTGAGCGTTCCACGTCCAGGTACCGCGAGCGATCTCGGGAGCGGGAACGCGATCGGGATCGTGAGCGTGAACGGGATGGCGG AAGCTACAGGGAGAGATCCCGCAGTAGAGAACGTGAACGCCAGGCTCCAGATCACTACAGGGATGACAG CCGATCGGTGCGTCCACGAAAGTCGCCGGAACCCGTAGTCGCCGAAGCAGCGGAGGCGCCATCATCGAAGCGCTACTACGAGGATCGGGAAAGGTACCGCTCCTCGGACCGTGAGCGGCGCGACCGCGATCGGGACCGCGACCGCGAGCGGGAGCGTGATCGCGACAGGCGTGAGGAGCACCGTTCCCGGCATTGA
- the LOC27207396 gene encoding uncharacterized protein LOC27207396 has product MICVSRLVIINLPSVWSSKRSKDSEEKDSKDSVKPAAPRDFQRPLQIHTKRGYIKWFNKLSRCHKTRHFSGRMHPRL; this is encoded by the exons ATGATTTGCGTATCGCGACTGGTCATCATCAATTTGCCCAGTGTCTGGTCATCCAAGAGATCCAAAGACTCGGAGGAAAAGGATAGCAAAG ATTCTGTAAAGCCAGCTGCGCCCAGGGATTTTCAGAGACCATTGCAGATCCACACAAAAAGGGGGTACATCAAGTGGTTCAACAAGCTGAGCCGCTGCCACAAAACTCGCCATTTTTCGGGCAGAATGCATCCCAGGCTGTAG
- the LOC6737263 gene encoding PHAF1 protein CG7083 has product MLDLEIVPEISLGCDAWEFVLGMHFSQAISIIQSQVGIIKGVQVLYSDTNPLGVDIIINLPQDGVRLIFDPVNQRLKTIEVFNMKLVKLRYFGVYFNSPEVLPSIEQIEHSFGATHPGVYDAAKQLFALHFRGLSFYFPVDSKLHSGYAHGLSSLVFLNGASPVVSKMSLYAGSNVLENRAPSLPLSCYHRQMYLESATVLRTAFGHTKGLKLKLFTEGSGRALEPRRQCFTRELLFGDSCEDVATSLGAPNRIFFKSEDKMKIHSSSVNRQAQSKRSDIFFNYFTLGIDVLFDARTQTCKKFILHTNYPGHFNFNMYHRCEFQFLLQADHPSMSDSGHDLVTPTKQEHVNITAYTKWDAISSALATSERPVVLHRASSTNTANPFGSTFCYGYQDLIFEVMPNSHIASVTLYNTAPPRQPAHSWQPAHSWQQHKMQDIRLTVT; this is encoded by the coding sequence ATGCTAGATCTGGAGATCGTGCCGGAGATTTCCCTGGGCTGCGATGCCTGGGAATTTGTGCTGGGCATGCACTTCTCGCAGGCCATCTCCATCATCCAGTCGCAGGTGGGCATCATCAAGGGAGTTCAGGTGCTGTACTCGGATACCAATCCCCTGGGCGTGGACATCATTATCAACCTGCCACAGGATGGCGTTCGTTTGATCTTTGATCCCGTCAATCAGCGTTTGAAGACCATCGAGGTATTCAACATGAAACTGGTGAAGCTGCGGTATTTCGGCGTCTACTTCAATTCCCCGGAGGTGCTGCCGAGTATCGAGCAAATCGAGCACTCCTTTGGAGCCACACATCCTGGGGTTTACGATGCAGCCAAACAGTTATTTGCTCTACACTTTCGCGGGCTGAGCTTCTACTTTCCGGTGGACAGCAAGCTGCACTCGGGCTACGCCCATGGGCTAAGTTCTCTGGTTTTCCTGAATGGCGCCTCACCCGTAGTGTCCAAGATGTCTCTCTACGCAGGCAGCAATGTGTTGGAGAACAGGGCACCATCCCTTCCCTTGTCCTGCTATCACCGCCAGATGTATTTGGAATCGGCCACTGTTCTCCGAACCGCCTTTGGACACACGAAGGGTCTCAAGCTGAAGCTCTTTACTGAGGGTTCGGGAAGGGCTTTGGAGCCACGCCGTCAGTGCTTCACGCGGGAGCTGCTCTTCGGCGATAGCTGCGAGGATGTGGCCACCAGTCTGGGAGCACCCAATCGTATATTTTTCAAGAGCGAGGACAAAATGAAGATACACAGTTCGAGTGTCAATCGACAAGCGCAGAGCAAACGAAGCGATATTTTCTTCAACTACTTCACGCTTGGCATCGATGTGCTCTTTGATGCACGGACGCAGACCTGCAAGAAGTTCATTCTGCACACCAACTATCCCGGTCACTTCAACTTTAATATGTACCATCGCTGCGAGTTTCAGTTCCTGCTGCAGGCGGATCACCCTTCGATGAGCGATAGTGGTCACGATCTGGTGACGCCGACTAAGCAGGAACATGTGAACATAACCGCCTACACCAAATGGGACGCGATCAGCAGCGCATTGGCTACCTCAGAGCGGCCAGTAGTGCTGCATCGCGCTAGCTCGACGAACACAGCGAATCCGTTCGGCTCCACCTTCTGCTATGGCTACCAAGACCTGATTTTCGAGGTGATGCCCAATAGCCACATCGCCTCGGTAACGCTCTACAATACTGCGCCTCCCAGGCAGCCAGCGCATTCCTGGCAGCCAGCGCATTCCTGGCAGCAGCACAAAATGCAAGACATTCGCCTCACAGTGACCTAG
- the LOC6737258 gene encoding uncharacterized protein LOC6737258 isoform X1 yields the protein MKKRRITSTAGDANGFGVGPKARTSTRWRFRIALRREARVGQAVRQLKDLLPLVALIAGCGMIGACAAVGYSYARFEGPVVGPEHLVTVHDGRTVDYVARPEYSFAYGVEDGKTRVLQNRKETRNGDEVRGVYSVVDPDGTLRVVKYTADDANGFQAEVITNGVKTLHGHGSDGDAGGGSVDSQVRHHSAEDDEEEDERERERAPHQGNGQYQVHEDYDEGKDEQAEEDEEGGGHQEYEGSSEEGYDEADAHSQQEESSGEDY from the exons ATGAAGAAGCGACGCATAACCAGCACAGCTGGAGATGCCAACGGATTTGGCGTTGGACCAAAAGCACGGACTTCAACTCGCTGGCGCTTCCGCATTGCGTTGCGAAGAGAGGCACGCGTCGGCCAGGCGGTGCGGCAACTCAAAGATTTGTTGCCACTGGTGGCGCTAATTGCTGGATGCGGAATGATCGGGGCATGCGCAGCGGTTGGCTACTCATATGCGCGATTCGAGGGTCCGGTGGTGGGGCCGGAGCATCTGGTCACCGTCCACGACGGACGCACCGTGGACTATGTGGCCCGTCCCGAGTACAGCTTCGCCTATGGAGTCGAGGATGGCAAGACGCGCGTGCTGCAGAATCGCAAGGAGACGCGCAACGGGGACGAGGTGAGAGGAGTGTACAG CGTAGTCGATCCGGATGGCACCTTGCGTGTGGTTAAATACACGGCTGACGATGCCAACGGCTTCCAAGCCGAGGTCATTACCAACGGTGTGAAGACTCTGCACGGCCACGGATCGGACGGGGATGCGGGTGGCGGGTCCGTGGACAGCCAGGTGAGGCACCACAGCGCCGAggatgatgaggaggaggatgagcgggagcgggagcgggcaCCGCACCAGGGAAATGGCCAGTACCAAGTGCACGAGGATTACGATGAGGGAAAGGACgagcaggcggaggaggacgaggagggtGGGGGTCACCAGGAGTACGAGGGCAGCAGCGAGGAAGGATATGACGAGGCAGATGCTCACAGTCAGCAGGAGGAGTCCAGTGGCGAGGACTACTAG
- the LOC6737257 gene encoding cleavage and polyadenylation specificity factor subunit 6 isoform X2 — protein MADVVLDLYAEDLDKDFAGQAQDEFGGDGVDLYDDIGGPTESAASGGGGGGTPSADGAAGPGSGEPGERNSGGPNGVYHQSSGSLTPTMNRRYQLYVGNLTWWTTDQDIANSLRDIGVSDLQEVKFFENRANGQSKGFSVISLGSESSLRAVLDQLPKKEMHGQAPVVTYPSKQALTQFESLQKTRPVPPPQQNGPPRGPAPPSMGGGPMPTGHPGGPQGGGPPGHPPRGMNSIMQPGQYRPQHMSQVPQVGGPNSGPPRMQFQGGPMGMPVRGPPGPDWRRPPMHGGFPPQGPPRGLPPAPGPGGPHGAPAPHVNPAFFNQPGGPAQHPGMGGPPHGAPGPQPGMNMPPQQGMNMTPQHGPPPQFAQHGPRGPWPPPQGKPPGPFPDPQQMGPQLTEVEFEEVMSRNRTVSSSAIARAVSDAAAGEYSSAIETLVTAISLIKQSKVAHDERCKILISSLQDTLHGIEAKSYNRRERSRSRERSHRSRQRRERSTSRYRERSRERERDRDRERERDGGSYRERSRSRERERQAPDHYRDDSRSVRPRKSPEPVVAEAAEAPSSKRYYEDRERYRSSDRERRDRDRDRDRERERDRDRREEHRSRH, from the exons ATGGCCGACGTGGTCTTGGATCTGTACGCAGAGGACCTCGACAAGGACTTTGCCGGGCAGGCTCAG GACGAATTTGGAGGCGATGGAGTAGACCTATACGATGACATAGGCGGTCCCACCGAATCGGCCGCCTCAGGCGGCGGGGGCGGTGGAACGCCTTCCGCAGATGGAGCCGCAGGGCCAGGCTCCGGGGAACCCGGGGAACGGAATTCCGGAGGTCCCAATGGGGTGTACCATCAGAGCAGTGGTAGCCTCACTCCGACCATGAATCGCCGCTACCAGCTGTATGTGGGCAATCTTACCTGGTGGACCACTGACCAGGATATCGCCAATTCGCTGCGAGACATTGGCGTGAGTGATCTACAGGAAGTAAAGTTTTTCGAGAACAGGGCCAACGGTCAGTCGAAGGGCTTCAGTGTAATCTCCCTCGGCTCGGAATCTAGCCTGCGCGCCGTGCTCGACCAGCTGCCCAAGAAGGAGATGCACGGCCAAGCGCCGGTGGTCACGTACCCCAGCAAGCAGGCACTCACCCAATTCGAGAGCCTGCAAAAGACGCGTCCagtgccgccgccgcagcagaATGGACCGCCCAGGGGTCCGGCACCACCCAGCATGGGTGGCGGCCCAATGCCCACCGGACATCCAGGAGGCCCGCAAGGAGGTGGACCCCCAGGACATCCACCGCGCGGGATGAACTCCATCATGCAGCCGGGCCAGTACCGACCGCAGCACATGTCGCAGGTGCCCCAGGTGGGCGGACCCAACTCAGGACCTCCACGAATGCAG TTCCAAGGAGGCCCAATGGGCATGCCCGTCAGGGGTCCGCCAGGTCCCGACTGGCGTCGTCCACCCATGCACGGTGGTTTCCCGCCGCAAGGTCCGCCACGTGGCCTTCCCCCAGCACCAGGTCCGGGCGGACCACACGGCGCACCCGCACCCCACGTGAATCCAGCATTCTTTAACCAGCCTGGTGGTCCTGCCCAGCATCCGGGCATGGGTGGCCCGCCCCACGGAGCACCAGGTCCACAGCCAGGCATGAATATGCCACCGCAACAGGGCATGAACATGACTCCACAGCATGGACCGCCACCCCAGTTTGCCCAGCATGGACCACGTGGTCCGTGGCCGCCACCGCAGGGTAAGCCACCGGGTCCCTTCCCCGATCCGCAGCAGATGGGTCCGCAACTGACGGAGGTGGAGTTCGAGGAGGTGATGAGCAGAAATCGCACAGTCAGCAGTTCGGCGATCGCCAG aGCTGTTTCTGATGCGGCCGCTGGTGAATACTCGAGCGCCATCGAGACACTGGTCACAGCCATTTCACTGATCAAACAGTCCAAGGTAGCGCACGATGAGCGCTGCAAAATCCTGATCAGCTCGCTGCAGGACACATTGCATGGCATCGAGGCCAAGAGTTACAATAGGCGCGAAAGGTCGCGGTCGAGGGAGCGATCTCATCGCAGCCGGCAGCGACGTGAGCGTTCCACGTCCAGGTACCGCGAGCGATCTCGGGAGCGGGAACGCGATCGGGATCGTGAGCGTGAACGGGATGGCGG AAGCTACAGGGAGAGATCCCGCAGTAGAGAACGTGAACGCCAGGCTCCAGATCACTACAGGGATGACAG CCGATCGGTGCGTCCACGAAAGTCGCCGGAACCCGTAGTCGCCGAAGCAGCGGAGGCGCCATCATCGAAGCGCTACTACGAGGATCGGGAAAGGTACCGCTCCTCGGACCGTGAGCGGCGCGACCGCGATCGGGACCGCGACCGCGAGCGGGAGCGTGATCGCGACAGGCGTGAGGAGCACCGTTCCCGGCATTGA
- the LOC6737262 gene encoding peroxisome biogenesis factor 2: MEKNKYVPRVNQIDAIYLNKDIARLIRDNLLENLQAISPVLFIKIQPELDLLIQSAIWFGSVGKRCSTFGQQLLVLAYDAEKLTVSRLVLHFILTVLPGYVKSWEERRLTRRVEWFSEAITWVENSALILNILNYFRFLKTGRKPTLVDYLLGLDYISLRNNQRRDIGYKYLTRELLWGGFMEILGLVLPIINFRKLQRLLKSWTFGGAISGRRLEDRDGPAFLAPQMTLSTTCTFCGERPTLPHHMGCGHIYCYYCLNANVLTDASFCCPKCGSACPESGIQSV, translated from the exons atggagaaaaacaaatatgtacCACGTGTAAATCAG ATAGATGCCATCTATTTAAACAAGGACATTGCCCGCCTGATACGCGATAATCTGCTGGAGAACTTGCAAGCCATCTCA CCCGTTTTGTTCATCAAAATCCAACCGGAGCTCGACTTGCTTATTCAATCCGCCATTTGGTTTGGTTCCGTCGGCAAGCGGTGTtccacttttggccaacaactaCTGGTTCTGGCTTACGATGCCGAAAAGCTGACCGTTTCCAGGCTGGTGCTCCATTTCATCCTGACCGTCTTGCCGGGCTACGTGAAGAGCTGGGAGGAGCGACGTTTAACAAGGCGCGTAGAATGGTTTAGCGAGGCGATTACGTGGGTGGAGAACAGTGCCCTGATACTGAACATCCTCAATTACTTTCGGTTCCTGAAGACAGGGCGAAAACCCACTTTGGTGGACTACCTATTGGGATTGGACTACATTAGTCTGCGGAACAATCAAAGGAGAGACATTGGCTACAAGTACCTAACGAGGGAGCTGCTTTGGGGAGGATTTATG GAAATCCTTGGACTGGTGTTGCCCATCATCAATTTCCGTAAGCTACAAAGATTGCTAAAATCATGGACATTTGGTGGGGCGATTTCCGGACGACGGTTAGAGGATAGAGATGGTCCGGCTTTCCTGGCCCCGCAGATGACACTAAGCACCACCTGCACCTTCTGTGGGGAGCGACCCACATTGCCCCACCACATGGGCTGTGGTCATATCTATTGCTATTATTGCCtcaatgcaaatgttttaacGGATGCCAGTTTCTGCTGCCCCAAATGCGGTTCTGCGTGCCCTGAGTCGGGAATCCAAAGTGTCTGA